A window from Streptomyces sp. NBC_00299 encodes these proteins:
- the shc gene encoding squalene--hopene cyclase, with product MTATTDGSTGALPPRAAAASDTDSELPAAAGVHEAAVRAARRATDFLLAKQDAQGWWKGDLETNVTMDAEDLLLRQFLGIRDEKTTQAAALFIRGEQREDGTWGTFYGAPGELSATIEAYVALRLAGDAPDAPHMAKASAWIREQGGIAASRVFTRIWLALFGWWKWEDLPELPPELIYFPTWVPLNIYDFGCWARQTIVPLTIVSAKRPVRPAPFPLDELHTDPANPNPPKPLAPAASWDGAFQRLDKALHQLRKVAPRKLRRAAMNSAARWIIERQENDGCWGGIQPPAVYSVIALHLLGYDLQHPVMREGLASLDRFAIWREDGARMIEACQSPVWDTCLATIALADAGVPADHPQLVKAADWMLGEEIVRPGDWAVKRPQLPPGGWAFEFHNDNYPDIDDTAEVVLALRRVKHHDPERMERAIGRGVRWNLGMQSRNGAWGAFDVDNTSPFPNRLPFCDFGEVIDPPSADVTAHVVEMLAVEGLAHDPRTRRGIEWLLAEQEPDGSWFGRWGVNYVYGTGSVVPALVAAGFPGAHPAIRRAVSWLESVQNDDGGWGEDLRSYKYVKEWSGKGASTASQTAWALMALLAAGEKDSKAVERGIEWLAATQREDGSWDEPYFTGTGFPWDFSINYHLYRQVFPLTALGRYVHGEPFPEKPKASLAEVKVS from the coding sequence ATGACAGCGACGACCGACGGAAGCACCGGGGCACTGCCACCCCGGGCCGCCGCGGCCAGCGACACCGACAGCGAACTCCCCGCGGCGGCCGGGGTCCACGAAGCCGCCGTACGCGCCGCCCGGCGCGCCACCGACTTCCTGCTGGCGAAGCAGGACGCCCAGGGCTGGTGGAAGGGCGACCTCGAGACGAACGTCACCATGGACGCCGAGGACCTGCTGCTCCGTCAGTTCCTGGGCATCCGCGACGAGAAGACCACACAGGCCGCCGCGCTCTTCATCCGGGGCGAACAGCGCGAGGACGGCACCTGGGGCACCTTCTACGGCGCGCCCGGCGAACTCTCCGCCACCATCGAGGCGTACGTCGCCCTCCGCCTGGCCGGTGACGCGCCCGACGCCCCGCACATGGCGAAGGCCTCCGCCTGGATCCGCGAGCAGGGCGGCATCGCCGCCTCCCGCGTGTTCACCCGGATCTGGCTGGCTCTGTTCGGCTGGTGGAAGTGGGAGGACCTGCCGGAACTCCCGCCGGAGCTCATCTACTTCCCCACGTGGGTACCGCTCAACATCTACGACTTCGGCTGCTGGGCCCGGCAGACCATCGTCCCGCTGACGATCGTCTCCGCGAAGCGCCCGGTACGCCCCGCGCCCTTCCCGCTCGACGAACTGCACACCGACCCGGCGAACCCCAACCCGCCCAAGCCCCTTGCCCCGGCGGCCAGTTGGGACGGGGCCTTCCAGCGACTCGACAAGGCCCTGCACCAGCTGCGCAAGGTCGCACCGCGCAAGCTGCGCAGAGCGGCCATGAACAGCGCCGCCCGCTGGATCATCGAGCGACAGGAGAACGACGGCTGCTGGGGTGGCATCCAGCCGCCGGCGGTGTACTCGGTCATCGCCCTGCACCTGCTCGGCTACGACCTCCAACACCCCGTGATGCGCGAGGGGCTGGCATCGCTGGACCGTTTCGCCATCTGGCGCGAGGACGGGGCCCGGATGATCGAGGCGTGCCAGTCGCCGGTCTGGGACACCTGCCTCGCGACCATCGCGCTGGCCGACGCGGGGGTGCCCGCCGACCATCCGCAGCTCGTCAAGGCCGCCGACTGGATGCTGGGCGAGGAGATCGTCCGGCCCGGCGACTGGGCGGTCAAGCGTCCTCAACTGCCCCCCGGCGGCTGGGCGTTCGAGTTCCACAACGACAACTACCCCGACATCGACGACACCGCCGAGGTGGTCCTCGCGCTGCGCCGGGTCAAGCACCACGACCCGGAGCGGATGGAGCGGGCGATCGGTCGCGGGGTGCGCTGGAACCTCGGGATGCAGTCGAGGAACGGGGCGTGGGGCGCGTTCGACGTCGACAACACCAGCCCGTTCCCCAACCGGCTGCCGTTCTGCGACTTCGGCGAGGTCATCGACCCGCCATCGGCGGACGTCACGGCCCACGTGGTGGAGATGCTGGCCGTCGAGGGCCTCGCCCACGACCCGCGCACCCGGCGCGGCATCGAGTGGCTGCTCGCCGAGCAGGAACCGGACGGCTCGTGGTTCGGGCGCTGGGGCGTCAACTACGTCTATGGCACCGGATCCGTCGTACCCGCCCTGGTGGCGGCCGGCTTCCCGGGCGCGCACCCGGCGATCCGCCGCGCGGTGAGCTGGCTGGAGTCCGTCCAGAACGACGACGGCGGCTGGGGCGAGGACCTGCGCTCCTACAAGTACGTCAAGGAGTGGAGCGGCAAGGGCGCGTCCACGGCCTCGCAGACCGCGTGGGCGCTGATGGCGCTGCTGGCGGCGGGGGAGAAGGACTCCAAGGCCGTCGAGCGCGGCATCGAGTGGCTCGCCGCCACCCAGCGGGAGGACGGCTCCTGGGACGAGCCGTACTTCACCGGCACCGGCTTCCCCTGGGACTTCTCGATCAACTATCACCTCTACCGGCAGGTCTTCCCGCTCACCGCACTCGGCCGGTACGTCCACGGGGAGCCCTTCCCCGAGAAGCCCAAGGCATCTCTCGCCGAGGTCAAGGTGAGCTGA
- a CDS encoding polyprenyl synthetase family protein, with amino-acid sequence MPPASKAARETAVDVTALLERGRTLATPVLRAAIDRLAPPMDTVSAYHFGWIDADGKPTAGDGGKAVRPALAVLSAEVTGTTPEVGIPGAVAVELVHNFSLLHDDLMDGDEQRRHRDTVWKVHGPAQAILVGDALFALANEVLLELGTVEAGRATRRLTTATRALIDGQAQDISYEHRDRVSVEECLEMEGNKTGALLACASSIGAVLGGADDRTADTLEKYGYHLGLAFQAVDDLLGIWGDPVSTGKQTWSDLRQRKKSLPVVAALAAGGSASERLGEILAADAKSSDFENFSEEEFAARAALIEEAGGREWTADEARRQHAVAVEALDAVDMPDRVRDQFTALADFVVVRKR; translated from the coding sequence GTGCCCCCGGCCTCGAAGGCCGCTCGAGAGACCGCGGTCGACGTGACCGCGCTCCTGGAGCGCGGTAGGACCCTGGCCACGCCGGTACTGCGGGCGGCGATCGACCGCCTGGCCCCTCCCATGGACACCGTTTCCGCCTACCACTTCGGTTGGATCGACGCCGACGGCAAGCCCACGGCCGGCGACGGCGGCAAGGCCGTACGTCCCGCCCTCGCGGTGCTCTCCGCCGAGGTCACGGGCACCACGCCCGAGGTCGGCATCCCCGGTGCCGTCGCCGTCGAACTGGTCCACAACTTCTCGTTGCTGCATGACGACCTGATGGACGGCGACGAACAGCGCCGCCACCGCGACACCGTCTGGAAGGTGCACGGCCCCGCGCAGGCCATCCTCGTCGGCGATGCCCTGTTCGCGCTCGCCAACGAGGTCCTGCTGGAGCTCGGCACCGTCGAGGCCGGCCGCGCCACCCGCCGCCTGACCACCGCGACCCGCGCCCTCATCGACGGCCAGGCGCAGGACATCTCCTACGAGCACCGCGACCGCGTCAGCGTCGAGGAGTGCCTGGAGATGGAGGGCAACAAGACCGGCGCCCTGCTCGCCTGCGCCAGCTCGATCGGCGCCGTGCTCGGTGGCGCGGACGACCGCACCGCCGACACCCTGGAGAAGTACGGCTACCACCTGGGCCTCGCCTTCCAGGCCGTCGACGACCTCCTCGGCATCTGGGGCGACCCGGTCTCCACCGGCAAGCAGACCTGGAGCGACCTGCGCCAGCGCAAGAAGTCCCTGCCGGTCGTGGCCGCGCTCGCGGCGGGCGGGTCCGCCTCCGAGCGGCTCGGCGAGATCCTCGCCGCCGACGCCAAGAGCAGCGACTTCGAGAACTTCTCCGAGGAGGAGTTCGCCGCCCGCGCCGCCCTCATCGAGGAGGCGGGCGGCCGTGAGTGGACCGCCGACGAGGCACGCCGTCAGCACGCCGTCGCCGTCGAGGCCCTCGACGCCGTCGACATGCCCGACCGGGTGCGGGACCAGTTCACGGCACTCGCCGACTTCGTCGTCGTACGAAAGAGATGA
- the hpnE gene encoding hydroxysqualene dehydroxylase HpnE: MTDGTPPQASLADIPSGSGKDAVVVGGGLAGITAALALADAGVRVTLIEGRPRLGGLAFSFQRGDLVVDNGQHVYLRCCTAYRWFLDRIEGTALAPLQDRLDVPVIDVERPEGRRLGTLRRDALPVPLHLGRSLVTYPHLSLADRAKVGRAALALKGLDLADPALDTQDFGSWLTAHGQSARAVEALWDLVGVATLNAVAGDASLGLAAMVFKTGLLSDPGAADIGWAHVPLGDLHDRLARKALDSAGVRTEVRTRVTSISPDENGRWSVQVPGETLRADTVVLAVAQREAHDLLPEGALDAPERLLEIGTAPILNVHVVYDRQVLTRPFFAALGTPVQWVFDRTAASGLRGGQYLALSQSAAQDEIDAPVAALRERYLPELERLLPRTRGAQVKDFFVTRERTATFAPTPGVGRLRPGARTKAPGLYLAGAWTATGWPATMESAVRSGVSAAGAALSALGRPRPSHLFDVEEAA, from the coding sequence ATGACCGACGGCACGCCGCCACAAGCGTCGCTCGCCGACATCCCGTCAGGCTCCGGGAAGGACGCCGTCGTGGTCGGCGGCGGGCTCGCCGGCATCACCGCCGCGCTCGCCCTCGCCGACGCCGGAGTGCGCGTCACCCTGATCGAGGGCAGGCCGAGGCTCGGTGGCCTGGCCTTCTCCTTCCAGCGCGGCGACCTGGTCGTCGACAACGGCCAGCACGTCTACCTGCGCTGCTGCACCGCCTACCGCTGGTTCCTCGACCGGATCGAGGGCACGGCGCTGGCACCGCTGCAGGACCGGCTCGACGTGCCCGTGATCGACGTCGAACGGCCCGAGGGACGGCGCCTGGGCACGCTGCGGCGCGACGCGCTGCCCGTACCCCTGCACCTGGGCCGGAGCCTGGTGACGTATCCGCATCTGTCGCTCGCAGATCGCGCCAAGGTCGGGCGGGCCGCGCTCGCGCTCAAGGGGCTCGACCTCGCCGATCCGGCCCTGGACACCCAGGACTTCGGCAGCTGGCTGACCGCGCACGGTCAGTCGGCGCGTGCCGTCGAGGCCCTGTGGGACCTGGTCGGGGTCGCCACCCTCAACGCGGTCGCGGGTGACGCCTCGCTGGGGCTCGCCGCGATGGTGTTCAAGACCGGTCTGCTGTCCGACCCGGGCGCGGCCGACATCGGATGGGCGCACGTCCCGCTGGGCGACCTGCATGACCGGCTGGCCCGCAAGGCGCTCGACTCCGCGGGCGTTCGTACCGAGGTCCGTACACGAGTCACCTCCATCTCCCCTGACGAGAACGGACGTTGGAGCGTCCAGGTTCCCGGCGAGACGCTGCGGGCGGACACCGTCGTGCTCGCCGTCGCCCAGCGTGAGGCCCACGACCTGCTGCCCGAGGGCGCCCTCGACGCCCCCGAACGGCTGCTGGAGATCGGCACCGCGCCGATCCTGAACGTGCATGTCGTCTACGACCGCCAGGTGCTCACCCGGCCGTTCTTCGCGGCGCTCGGCACCCCGGTGCAATGGGTGTTCGACCGCACCGCTGCCTCCGGGCTGCGCGGCGGCCAGTACCTCGCCCTGTCCCAGTCGGCCGCGCAGGACGAGATCGACGCACCCGTCGCCGCACTGCGCGAGCGCTATCTGCCGGAGCTGGAGCGGCTGTTGCCCAGGACGCGGGGCGCGCAGGTGAAGGACTTCTTCGTGACCAGGGAGCGCACGGCGACGTTCGCTCCCACCCCCGGCGTCGGGCGGCTGCGGCCCGGCGCTCGTACCAAGGCACCCGGTCTGTATCTGGCCGGAGCGTGGACCGCCACAGGGTGGCCCGCGACCATGGAGAGTGCGGTCCGCAGTGGCGTGAGTGCGGCCGGCGCCGCGCTGAGCGCCCTGGGCCGGCCCCGCCCCAGCCACCTCTTCGACGTAGAGGAGGCGGCGTGA
- a CDS encoding DUF6380 family protein: MDIPVQGDATGEKWRATLRCRAASLTETTGRAAFKHLHGGRAGEGAR, from the coding sequence ATGGACATTCCGGTCCAAGGTGATGCCACCGGCGAAAAGTGGCGGGCAACCCTCCGCTGCCGGGCCGCGTCCCTGACTGAGACGACCGGCCGTGCAGCGTTCAAGCACCTGCACGGCGGCCGGGCAGGGGAGGGTGCACGATGA
- the hpnD gene encoding presqualene diphosphate synthase HpnD has protein sequence MIRTVESAPHASAPVLAAYSYCEAVTGQQARNFAYGIRLLPTPKRRAMSALYAFSRRVDDIGDGALSGDVKIARLEDTRKLLTRIRDGAVAEDDTDPVAVALAHAAGAFPIPLGGLDELIDGVLMDVRGETYETWDDLKVYCRCVAGAIGRLSLGVFGTGPGARGAERAPEYADTLGLALQLTNILRDVREDAEGGRTYLPSDDLAKFGCSAGFSGPTPPEGSDFAGLVHFEVRRARALFAEGYRLLPMLDRRSGACVAAMAGIYLRLLDRIERDPEAVLRGRVSLPGREKAYVAVRGLSGLDARHATRRTVSRAVRRRA, from the coding sequence GTGATCCGGACCGTGGAGTCTGCACCACACGCGTCCGCACCGGTACTCGCCGCCTACAGCTACTGCGAGGCCGTCACGGGTCAACAGGCCCGGAACTTCGCCTACGGCATCAGGCTGCTGCCCACGCCCAAGCGCCGCGCGATGTCGGCGCTGTACGCGTTCTCGCGCCGCGTCGACGACATCGGCGACGGCGCCCTGAGCGGCGACGTCAAGATCGCCAGGCTCGAGGACACCCGGAAGCTGCTGACCCGGATCCGCGACGGAGCGGTCGCCGAGGACGACACGGACCCCGTGGCCGTCGCCCTCGCCCACGCCGCCGGCGCCTTCCCGATCCCGCTCGGCGGCCTGGACGAGCTCATCGACGGCGTCCTGATGGACGTACGCGGCGAGACCTACGAGACCTGGGACGACCTCAAGGTCTACTGCCGCTGCGTGGCCGGCGCCATCGGACGGCTCTCGCTCGGCGTGTTCGGCACCGGACCCGGCGCGCGCGGCGCCGAGCGCGCCCCTGAGTACGCCGACACGCTCGGGCTGGCCCTCCAGCTCACCAACATCCTGCGGGACGTCCGCGAGGACGCCGAGGGCGGGCGCACCTATCTGCCCTCCGACGACCTCGCGAAATTCGGCTGCTCGGCCGGCTTCAGCGGGCCGACCCCACCGGAGGGCTCCGACTTCGCGGGCCTCGTGCACTTCGAAGTGCGTCGGGCCCGCGCTCTTTTCGCCGAGGGCTACCGGCTGCTCCCCATGCTGGACCGGCGCAGCGGCGCCTGCGTCGCCGCGATGGCCGGCATCTACCTGCGCCTGCTCGACCGCATCGAGCGCGACCCGGAGGCCGTGCTGCGCGGCCGGGTCTCCCTGCCCGGGCGCGAGAAGGCCTACGTCGCGGTGCGTGGCCTGTCCGGTCTGGACGCCCGGCATGCGACCCGCCGAACCGTCAGCCGTGCCGTCAGGAGGCGTGCCTGA
- the hpnC gene encoding squalene synthase HpnC yields MCRPRAGQSTVTGKSARPGDPERDTLDKAAAENFPVAPFFLPRAWRTDLMAVYGFARLVDDIGDGDLAPGGADARLLGVSPEEAENRLALLDAFEADLRRVFDGTPGHPLLRRLQHTVRRCSLTPEPFLGLIAANRQDQLVGRYETYDDLLAYCELSANPVGRLVLAVTGTGTPERIRRSDAVCTALQIVEHLQDVAEDLGRDRIYLPAQDMKRFHVQETDLVAKTAGASVRALVAYEAERALNLLNEGTPLVGSVHGRLKLLLAGFVAGGRAAVRAIAAAEYDVLPGPPKASKLQLLREAGVTLRGEG; encoded by the coding sequence ATGTGCCGTCCCCGCGCCGGGCAGTCCACGGTGACGGGAAAATCCGCGCGCCCAGGTGACCCGGAGCGCGACACACTCGACAAGGCCGCCGCGGAGAACTTCCCCGTGGCGCCGTTCTTCCTGCCCAGGGCCTGGCGGACCGACCTCATGGCCGTCTACGGCTTCGCCCGCCTCGTGGACGACATCGGCGACGGCGATCTCGCTCCCGGCGGTGCCGACGCCCGTCTGCTCGGCGTGTCGCCCGAGGAGGCCGAGAACCGCCTCGCGCTCCTCGACGCCTTCGAGGCCGACCTGCGCCGGGTCTTCGACGGCACCCCCGGCCACCCCCTGCTGCGCCGCCTGCAGCACACCGTCCGCCGCTGCTCACTGACCCCCGAGCCCTTCCTGGGGCTGATCGCCGCCAACCGCCAGGACCAACTCGTCGGGCGGTACGAGACCTACGACGATCTCCTTGCCTACTGCGAACTGTCCGCCAACCCCGTCGGCCGGCTCGTCCTCGCCGTCACCGGCACCGGGACGCCCGAGCGGATCCGCCGTTCCGACGCGGTGTGCACCGCTCTGCAGATCGTCGAGCACCTCCAGGACGTCGCCGAGGACCTCGGCCGTGACCGGATTTATCTCCCCGCGCAGGACATGAAGCGTTTCCACGTCCAGGAAACCGACCTGGTGGCCAAAACAGCAGGCGCATCGGTGCGCGCACTGGTTGCATACGAAGCCGAACGTGCCCTGAACCTCCTGAATGAAGGCACCCCCCTGGTGGGTAGCGTCCACGGCAGGCTCAAGCTGCTGCTGGCGGGTTTCGTGGCCGGGGGAAGGGCGGCGGTCCGGGCGATCGCCGCCGCCGAATACGACGTACTTCCCGGCCCGCCCAAGGCCAGCAAGCTCCAGCTGCTGCGCGAGGCGGGCGTGACTCTGCGAGGAGAGGGGTGA
- a CDS encoding ABC transporter ATP-binding protein — protein sequence MAEQRTDSHIPTVIADELHIVYRVNGAKTGKGSATAALSRILKRGEERGVRKVHAVRGVSFVAYRGEAIGLIGSNGSGKSTLLRAIAGLLPPEKGKVYTDGQPSLLGVNAALMNDLTGERNVILGGLAMGMTREQIKERYQEIVDFSGINEKGDFITLPMRTYSSGMAARLRFSIAAAKDHDVLMIDEALATGDRKFQKRSEERIRELRKEAGTVFLVSHNNKSIRDTCNRVLWLERGELRMDGPTDEVLKEYEKFTGK from the coding sequence GTGGCTGAGCAGAGGACGGATTCCCACATCCCCACCGTCATCGCGGACGAGTTGCACATCGTCTACCGCGTCAACGGTGCCAAGACCGGCAAGGGCAGCGCCACCGCCGCGCTCAGCCGCATCCTCAAGCGTGGCGAGGAGCGGGGCGTGCGCAAGGTGCACGCGGTCCGCGGCGTCTCCTTCGTCGCCTACCGCGGCGAGGCCATCGGCCTGATCGGCTCCAACGGCTCCGGCAAGTCCACCCTGCTGCGCGCCATCGCCGGCCTGCTCCCGCCCGAGAAGGGCAAGGTCTACACCGACGGCCAGCCCTCGCTGCTGGGCGTGAACGCGGCGCTGATGAACGACCTCACCGGCGAGCGCAACGTCATATTGGGCGGGCTCGCCATGGGCATGACCCGCGAGCAGATCAAGGAGCGCTACCAGGAGATCGTCGACTTCTCGGGCATCAACGAGAAGGGCGACTTCATCACCCTGCCGATGCGCACCTACTCCTCCGGCATGGCGGCCCGGTTGCGCTTCTCCATCGCCGCCGCCAAGGACCACGACGTCCTCATGATCGACGAGGCGCTGGCCACCGGCGACCGCAAGTTCCAGAAGCGCTCCGAGGAGCGCATCCGTGAGCTGCGCAAGGAAGCCGGCACCGTGTTTCTCGTCAGTCACAACAACAAGTCGATCCGCGACACCTGCAACCGCGTCCTGTGGCTGGAACGTGGCGAGCTCCGGATGGACGGACCGACGGACGAGGTCCTCAAGGAGTACGAGAAGTTCACGGGCAAGTAG
- a CDS encoding ABC transporter permease: MSETTHDGSVAVSAPPSPDEGLTAAELAAKYGLSVSGARPTLIEYVRQLWDRRHFILAFSRAKLTAQYSQAKLGQLWQVATPLLNAAVYFFIFGLILQADRGMSREVYIPFLVTGVFVFTFTQSSVMAGVRAISGNLGLVRALHFPRASLPISFALQQLQQLLFSMIVLFAVALAFGSYPAMSWLLIVPVLVLQFLFNTGLAMIMARAGSKTPDLAQLMPFVMRTWMYASGVMFSIPIMLKGKPEWIATVLQWNPAAVYMDLMRFALIDGYGSSNLPDHVWAVALGWSVLVAVGGFVYFWKAEERYGRG; encoded by the coding sequence GTGAGTGAGACAACGCACGACGGCTCAGTCGCGGTGAGCGCGCCTCCGTCGCCCGACGAGGGACTCACGGCGGCCGAGCTGGCCGCCAAGTACGGGCTGTCCGTGAGCGGCGCCCGCCCCACGCTGATCGAGTACGTCCGCCAGCTCTGGGACCGGCGTCACTTCATCCTCGCGTTCTCGCGGGCGAAGCTGACCGCCCAGTACAGCCAGGCGAAGCTCGGCCAGCTCTGGCAGGTGGCCACCCCGCTGCTGAACGCGGCCGTGTACTTCTTCATCTTCGGCCTGATCCTCCAGGCCGACCGCGGCATGTCCCGCGAGGTGTACATCCCGTTCCTGGTCACGGGCGTCTTCGTCTTCACCTTCACCCAGAGCTCGGTGATGGCGGGTGTACGCGCGATCTCCGGCAACCTCGGCCTGGTCCGCGCCCTGCACTTCCCCCGCGCCTCACTGCCGATCTCGTTCGCGCTCCAGCAGCTCCAGCAGCTGCTGTTCTCGATGATCGTGCTGTTCGCCGTGGCCCTGGCCTTCGGCAGCTACCCGGCGATGTCCTGGCTGCTGATCGTGCCGGTGCTCGTCCTGCAGTTCCTCTTCAACACCGGCCTCGCGATGATCATGGCCCGGGCCGGCTCCAAGACGCCGGACCTGGCGCAGCTCATGCCGTTCGTGATGCGTACGTGGATGTACGCGTCCGGCGTGATGTTCTCCATCCCGATCATGCTCAAGGGCAAGCCGGAGTGGATCGCGACCGTCCTGCAGTGGAACCCGGCCGCCGTCTACATGGACCTGATGCGCTTCGCGCTCATCGACGGCTACGGCTCCTCGAACCTGCCCGACCACGTCTGGGCGGTCGCACTCGGCTGGTCGGTGCTGGTGGCCGTCGGCGGCTTCGTGTACTTCTGGAAGGCGGAGGAGAGGTACGGCCGTGGCTGA
- a CDS encoding glycosyltransferase family 2 protein, producing the protein MKVGAVIITMGNRPDELRALLDSVAKQDGDRVEVVVVGNGSPVPDVPEGVRTIELPENLGIPGGRNVGIEAFGPGGRDVDILLFLDDDGLLAHHDTAELCREAFAADAQLGIISFRIADPDNGVTQRRHVPRLRASDPMRSSRVTTFLGGANAVRTQVFAEVGGLPDEFFYAHEETDLAWRALDAGWMIDYRSDMVLYHPTTAPSRHAVYHRMVARNRVWLARRNLPAPLVPVYLGVWMLLTLARRPSRPALRAWFGGFREGWTTSCGPRRPMKWRTVWRLTRLGRPPVI; encoded by the coding sequence ATGAAGGTCGGCGCGGTGATCATCACGATGGGCAACCGCCCCGACGAACTGCGCGCCCTGCTCGACTCGGTCGCCAAGCAGGACGGCGACCGGGTCGAGGTCGTCGTCGTCGGCAACGGCTCCCCGGTCCCGGACGTCCCCGAGGGCGTCCGGACGATCGAGCTGCCCGAGAACCTCGGCATCCCCGGCGGCCGCAACGTCGGCATCGAGGCCTTCGGCCCCGGCGGTCGTGATGTCGACATATTGCTGTTCCTCGACGACGACGGCCTTCTCGCCCACCACGACACCGCCGAGCTCTGCCGCGAGGCCTTCGCCGCCGACGCGCAGCTCGGCATCATCAGCTTCCGCATCGCCGACCCGGACAACGGCGTCACTCAGCGCCGCCACGTCCCCCGGTTGCGCGCCTCCGACCCGATGCGCTCCTCCCGGGTCACCACGTTCCTCGGCGGCGCCAACGCCGTCCGTACCCAGGTCTTCGCCGAAGTCGGCGGGCTGCCGGACGAATTTTTCTACGCCCACGAGGAAACCGACCTGGCATGGCGGGCCCTCGACGCGGGCTGGATGATCGACTACCGGTCCGACATGGTGCTGTACCACCCGACGACCGCGCCCTCGCGGCACGCGGTCTACCACCGCATGGTCGCCCGCAACCGCGTCTGGCTCGCCCGCCGCAACCTCCCCGCCCCCCTTGTCCCGGTCTATCTGGGCGTCTGGATGCTGCTGACCCTCGCCCGCCGCCCCTCCCGCCCCGCCCTGCGGGCATGGTTCGGCGGATTCCGGGAAGGCTGGACCACTTCATGCGGTCCCCGCAGGCCCATGAAGTGGCGTACGGTGTGGCGGCTGACCCGACTGGGCCGACCTCCCGTCATCTGA
- a CDS encoding CDP-alcohol phosphatidyltransferase family protein: MSRPSVAELRPVVHPAGVKDRRSGEHWMGRLYMREVSLRVDRYLVNTRVTPNQLTYLMTVCGVLAAPALLVPGIPGAVLGVVMVQLYLLLDCVDGEIARWKKQYSLGGVYLDRVGAYLTDAAVLVGFGLRAADLWGSGRIDWLWAFLGTLAALGAILIKAETDLVGVARHQTGKPPVQEAASEMRSSGMALARKAAGALKFHRLILGIEASLLILVLAIVDQIRGDLFFSRLGVAVLAGIALLQTVLHLVSILASSRLK, encoded by the coding sequence ATGTCAAGGCCATCGGTAGCTGAACTCCGCCCCGTCGTTCACCCCGCGGGGGTGAAGGACAGGCGCAGCGGTGAGCACTGGATGGGACGCCTCTACATGCGCGAGGTGTCCCTGCGGGTCGACCGCTACCTGGTGAACACCAGGGTCACGCCCAACCAGCTCACATACCTGATGACCGTATGCGGCGTCCTCGCGGCCCCGGCACTTCTCGTGCCGGGGATCCCGGGGGCCGTGCTCGGCGTGGTCATGGTCCAGCTCTACCTGCTGCTGGACTGCGTCGACGGCGAGATCGCGCGCTGGAAGAAGCAGTACTCCCTGGGCGGCGTCTACCTCGACCGCGTCGGCGCCTACCTCACCGACGCGGCGGTGCTCGTCGGCTTCGGCCTGCGCGCGGCCGACCTGTGGGGCAGCGGCCGTATCGACTGGCTGTGGGCCTTCCTCGGCACCCTGGCCGCCCTCGGCGCCATCCTGATCAAGGCCGAGACCGACCTCGTCGGCGTCGCCCGGCACCAGACCGGCAAGCCGCCGGTCCAGGAGGCCGCGTCCGAGATGCGCTCCTCCGGCATGGCGCTGGCCCGCAAGGCCGCCGGTGCCCTCAAGTTCCACCGTCTGATCCTCGGCATCGAGGCGTCCCTGCTGATCCTGGTCCTGGCGATCGTCGACCAGATCCGCGGCGACCTGTTCTTCTCCCGGCTCGGCGTCGCGGTGCTGGCCGGCATCGCGCTGCTGCAGACCGTGCTGCACCTCGTGTCCATCCTCGCGTCGAGCAGGCTGAAGTGA